The window TGCAAAACGCATACCTATCGTTGACTGCGCTCCGCTTCTCCACCCTTGCTTCTGCTGTCGGTGCCCTGTCCCCGTCGCTTTCACACAAGCAGTGGTCCACAGAGGGAGCAACgctgtcccccccccatccccttCCCCACAAACACGCCCCGACAGCGCTTCTATAGACGAGCGCGCGCACTCTTCTCACCTGCCCCCTCAGCCACGTGTGTTCACGACTTGCACAAGAGCGCCACTACGAAAGGCACATCAGTGAACCATTCGACACCCAGCACCTGATCGCAGCTCGCCCTTGCCCAAgaagaggcggtggcgtcgcctTCGTACCGCACCTTCCGTcccttcttctctttctcggTTCGCCATATCGGatgaggagctgctgccgctgtgcatAACCGCatacgccgccgccctctcgTCGTGCCTTGGAAAAGTGCGCTAAAACTTTCAGCTTGTGGTGCCGGTGGCTGTTTTCCTGTTGTTGTCGTCGACTCCATCCCcacacctctccctccctctctgtgtgcttCCACACTGTACGCGTTCTCCTGCAAGGTGAGCGGTGTAGGGCCTTGTGCACACACTCGTGCTCGTCTAGGGCGCAAGTGCGAATGCATCCACTGCCTCTCACCGGCGCAGTCTTGCTTTCCGTGTGTAATCtgctctccctttcttctctctcttcgcgcTCTCCTACTTGTcgcggggtgcagcggccaTTTTCGGTTGTGGCGGCGGTCGCTCAACTGACGTGTGCATCAAGACCCTTCTAGTGCGTGATTTCGGTGTGTCACTGCGCCGTCTCACTTTCCGTTCTTGTTTTGCTTTTCACTATCGGTCGTGTCGTTGCGTTGtatcggcggcgccgtcacgtgtgtgtggtgcacACGGTGCTGCACGAGGCAGAGCGGCGCACCGCTTGTCTCCCGCCTCCACCTACAACGGAAAAGGTCGTGTCTTTGCTCATCATTTCTGTATTGTCTTGTCTTCCTGTACGTTGTGCTGTTCCAcaccggcgtgtgtgtgtgcgcgtgtctcgCGGGGTCTCTtcgacgctggcggtgcaCGAGGAAACGTATTGGTGTTCTGCCCCGGCCCTCTCCCATCTCGTCGTCCGGGAGGGATCACGAGACTGGGCTGGGCGATTtatacacacgcgcacacacatacgtgtatatatatatacatatatacatcCATCCGctcacgtacacacacgagaAGAGTTGGCCAAGTGAGAAGGACGTCGGCGTGTGCTTGCTCACTTGTGTCGTCCCTTTCACGCTGGGCGTGGGGCAGAAGTCGCTAGCACGTTTGCCTGGCACATGCTTCATGCGGCGAACGGTAGCGACCTTCAACTGCCTCTCACACTTTTTTGCAGTGGCAGCCTCGCCTTCCCGCACTACTGCAGTAGCCGGTGTCCCAGGGAAAGTGCTTCTCAGGGAAACGAAAAAGGGCCTTCGCGCAAGCTGCTGCGTACGTACCCTGGCGTCGTGTTAGTTGTGAGAGACCGCGTGTAGTGTAATACCGAAGTCACGCCATGGGCGATCACCTCGGTTCGCGCTTCACCGTCATTGAGCAgatcggcagcggcaactaTGGCTCTCTCTACCGTGTCATCGATGGTGAAGCGGCGACGCTAGCCGACCGAATTATCGCCACAAAGAAGTTGCAGGACACAATAAACCACCCACACGTGCTGCGTGAGGTGAGCGTGCAGCGTCATGCTCAGAAGTGCTCGCCGCACATTGTCAAGCTACTCCACGTCGTGCCACGCGATCGTGTTCGggcagcgctggtgctggagTACGTGCCGCTTGACCTGCGCACCTTTCTGAACGCCTTCTACTGCGACCAAGCGAAATCATCCGCACCGACGTGGTGTGCAACTTCTGGGACCGGTGAGCTCAAatcggctgcggcgccaccgtgCCATATACCTTTGATTTATGTGCGGCGAATGCTGCGTGGTCTCGTTGAGGCGCTTCACTGCCTGCACGCCCGCGGAATCGCTCATCGTGATGTGAAACCAGAGAATATTCTCGTGGAGCCGCTCGGATTGGGGCACCCGCTTCGGTGTGTTTGCCCGCCTATGGGCTCTTTCGGGCTCACGGGTAAGGCTGCAGGATGTTGGGTGCACGCTCCTCACTGCCCCCACCCACGacaagaggagaagggcgtgACTCGGCCGATGCACCCACGAGGAACACTGGAGCCGTGCCAATTCTTCTGCAGAAACTCCGTCGCGCTGCACCATGATCTCACCAGTGACGAACTTGCATCCGCTATTCATCGGCTGCACTGCGAGACGTGTCGGCCCTGCCCACGCGCGCGGGCTGGACTGGGGAAGCACGCGCTTCAGCAACATCGAGAAAGCAGCGAGATGGAAACAGGCACCTCCTGCTCACAGGAGCGGCAGGCAGAcggcgtggacgaggagggtcCAGCGAACGTGGACGACAACGAAGAGGACAAGCTCACCGCGCCTACGTCACCACCGCTCATGCCAGATGTTAAGCTGTGCGACTTTGGCTCAGCACGGCACATTGGGACGCTGCGCTTGCGCAGTGCAGAGGAGCAAAGGGAGGAGCTCACCCCGGGGCCTACAACTCCGGTGTACTGCGCTCCCGAAatgatgctgctgcagcgttaTGGCACATCAGTGGACATGTGGGCTGTGGGCGCCATCCTCTTTGAGATGCTCACAGGCGAATTCTTCCTTGGTGTTGGCACgctgcgctccttctccGGCGATGTCGTCATTCAGGACGACTACTGTGTGATGCACCGGCTGAATCGCATGTTCCGCCAGCTTGGCACGCCGTCCGTTGAGGAGTGGCGGTGCATTGCGCACCCCCTCTACTACCCTGACGAGATGCTGGCCCACCTGCCGCAGGTGCGCGATGCAGCACTCTTCCGCTGCGTTGCCCAGCCCATCGCCACTGACGGGTGCCTTCTGCAGGACAGCGGGGACATCAAGCCGAACGGTGACGCTCAAACGGCTGATGAGCAGACAGACCTCAACGTGCGACCATCTGCGGGGACGTGCCTATCTGCCCAAGCGCCGGGGAATGGGACAACGGATTCGCATGCCGCAAGAGCATCGGCGCCGCCCCGTGATACGGCCGCCACGAGGCATCCGTTGAATTTGTCTGACTTCCTGTATCAGCATATTGGTAAAAGCGGCGTGGACTTCCTGCGCTCGTTGCTACGGTACGACCCGGCGAAGCGCATGAcgtcggcggaggcgctgcgccacccctTCTTGAGTCCTGAGGTAGCGAATATGTAAGGGCAGCAGGGCAGTGATGCCGGTGTACACAAATTGTGCGTGACAGCAGCTGAAGTGGTTGGCGTGCACCTGCGGTGGTGGACGGGCGGTGCGTACGAGGTAGGGAGTTGTGGGCGTGACGTTGACGGCTTCTGTCGTCGCATCCTCGTCTTCGCTTTGGCGGCTTGTTCTGCTGTGGGGCGCGTGTCGGTGTCGCTTGCTTCACTTCATTTTCCTCGTTTCGCGGCCAGTGAACTCGGAGCCCCGCCAGGTGTAAGTGCCACCGATACATTGATGCCGGGGTTCAGAGTGCTCTGGGCTGTCTCTCTCACCGCtcgcccttctccctctctgtctgcaTGCACCCTTCTTGTCGGCCCTCAAGTGTCCCACGCGCCACTCGCGTGTgtgaggcggaggaaggTGGCGGCGTGAGAGGGacagggagaaggagagagagagagaggcatcTGTCTGCATCTCCTCGTAATCATCGAGTGTCCATCACCCTCTGCCACACACAGCGTGCGCTCCATTTTCACGCGacagcccccacccccccactccctccccctctggGCCGAGCCGCAGGTCCCTGTCGCgtcgtgcgaagcagccgcagacgcgcgcgttacagcaatgcgccgacacCGTCAGCTGAGAGCGCGGCCTCTGCCTGCAACATTGCCCACACCAACAGGCAGTGTGAGGACCGGGTGTGAAATGCCTCCAAGTCGTGCTGATGCTCTCcccatcacatggatggcacaagccTGTGCACTGTCGCAGGTagctccgacgccacgccatccagtGCCTTGCCGCCGATATCCGCAGCGCTAAACTGCACTGGCTTCCTCACGCCGCGGGTGCCGGACCCTGTCACCGCCAGGGGCGcttcggcattggcagggatggggggaggggcggccTGTCTCTCACCTCCACACCGAGTGGGGGTGCTGGACCCTGAGATGCCGCTCACTGAGGTGCGCCCAcgccctcctctgccgtgaAGGTACTTGACCGTTTCGATTCCCCctcccaaaaaaaaaatggagcAGTCGTCGGGGCGGTGACAGGACCTCGCGGAACTCGCGTCCAACTGCGCTGCACTCTcgctcccttccccctccacTGTGATCCTTTACGTCTTTCGTTTCTTTGCTGCCGCTCGAGCCTGTGTGCGCATGGTGATGCAGGGTGCATGCCCACACGTGCCGGTTTACGTGTGATGTGGTGCCGTTATCTGAGTGTTTTGCCACGGGCGTGACGGAggcactgccaccaccaccaccacggcttccctttcctttcccgTACGCCCTCTAACGAAGTAtgcgcctcgccctcccctcgcacGCACTCACCAACTCACATCCGAGAGCAAGAGCGAAAAGCGTGAGCGTCCCCCGCCGTTTGCACGCCAGCCCCTATTCACGTGTTGCCTAACGAACATGTGCAGCGTCACATACCGGCAGGCAGACACCCCTTCCCAGCAGAACGGAATTGCCGTCGCCTCTCCCcgccgttgtgtgtgtgtgtgcgtgtgctctctACTCGCCGTAATTTTTTCTATTGCCTCTCTCTATATAGTTAGCTGTGTGCTTCGTCTGTCCGTTCGTTCGTTGCGTCGTCTTCTCGCCGCGTCGCGGTTTCTCTGtggacgtgcgcgtgcgttcTTCCTTTACCTTTCGTTCTTGGTTTGCTCTCTCATGCTCAGCGGCGCTACGAGGTTATTCAATGCTCACTGCTGAGGCGCGTCATGGCGCGTCTCTCTagcggtgcgtgcgggcaTGCGTGTGGTCGAAAGAGTGCGCCTAGTTGTGTCGATGATGTGTTCACGCTGGGGCTCTGGAAGGCGCAAGGCGGCTCTGACTCTACTTCGCGTCTTCGTCGCTGTTCCTCCCAGactcgctcctcctcctgaaGTGGCGTCCGTTCCATTTGTGTGTTGTATAGACGCATCCttgccgcccccgccgctgctgctgctggggctTGCGAGGTCGTATGCATGCGTCTGTTGGCTGCAGGTGTTTGGGTGCACGCTTGCTTCCAtgcctgtgtctgtctgtcggAGTGGCGCTCCCCAGGGCGGCAGAAGTTAATGCCTTAACTAACCTACGCTAGAGGATGTGGTAAACCGGAAAACAGGACAGCGAGTGCAGACAACGAAGGgccggggggagggacgtgCGAGGGACGTGTTGTAGGCCGCGTTCtcctcctgtgtgtgtgtatgtgtgtgcttcgCCTTCCGCCACTGTGCTCgatgtgcagctgcacaagTTTCCTCGCTGAGTTCCTACATGACCCATACGCCCTCACCCACACGAGAGGAGGCCAGCGACGGCGTACAGGCTTGAGCCGTGAATGAGGCTCTTGCATcagtggcgcaggcggcgagTGTCGTGTGACAACTTATGCTACGGCGATCTGTGTGTGACACTCTGTCAGCAGCGCGACCAAACGCTCCCCGTGTGGGTGCATGCTTGCGTGTTAACCTTAGTCTTGCGGGCACGccggtgtgtgtctgccgtGGTCGCCGCCCCGTTCGTGTTGATTCTTTCACCACGCTTTCGCCCTtccccacagacacacgtaTGTGGCGACAGTGATGCGACATGCGTGCGCAGGCATTTGCCCTTATTTTCCGATGTCTCGACTCTAACGATGCTGCGCGTTGTGCttgtctctcctcctcgcccgaCGTTCTCTGTCTCCGTGTTTGGGGtcggcacacacaaacacacacacaggggcATATTAGCACCGACACTTACTTGAAATCGGGGTGACGGTCGGGGTCCGACTTGTCTGCAGGTGCTCGCTGGCTGTCCCTCTGGGCACCGAGGCAGTGcatcccttctctccctctcgcacacacacacacacacatacacacgcaacGAATATGAGCTACGGCACCTTGGcgctgtgcgcatgcgtccTCTACGCCCCCCACGCCGTCCTGTGCGGGCTGGCGCTCCTCTGGCAACCCATGCTGATGGTAACGAGCATCCTCGTTTCCTTTATTGCCTTTCTGCCACTTGTGATGACGGGACTGATATTtgaggcgctgcgctggGCAGGTGTTGCGGACGTGACCACGGCCGCGTGGGTGGTGGTAGTTCACTTCATAGCGCAGAATGCCTCGCGAGTTGGCACGCTGCACGCGTGCTTGCGTCTGCAGCGACTTGGGTGGCAGCACGgcttgctgctggtgcgtAGCCGGTTTCCTTTAGTGCCCCTGAGCATtgccgtcggcgccggctttgctgcagcgtcgcttcttgtgggtggcggcgcccTTCTTGCGGAGGCGTTGGAGGTGGGAAGGGGTTTGACTGGCAATGGGAGAACCTCATCCAACTCaactgcggctgcgcaagAGATTGGCTTTCTCGCCTTCAGTGACAACTGCGCGCGGCTTTCTCGGCTTCTGCAGTCGTGCTTTCAGCAGACATTCTTTAGCTGCGGCCAGGTAGCGTGGACGGTGATGATGGGGCAGGCGTACGCCGCCCTGCGGCCTCAGGATGTGGCGGAGGACATGTGGAGATACACAGCGCGCGCGAATGGTGCCGACGAAACCGCAACTCTCGGCGTTGTGACAACAACATGGgccgaggagggcggcagTGCACCTATGCCCCGGGCACTGAGGGCAGAGGAGTCCGTACGGGAGGACGCCTCtgagctcctgctgctggatGAGGAATGCGTGCCGGTTGCCGGAGACGGCGAGCCGGAAACTGCGGTCTACAGCGTGAGACGTGGACAcgcatctgccgctgctcggccggtgccgcgcgaggaggtggaggcagGCCAGCGCGCGGCCTGCAGTGCTGGTGCGGTGACTGGCATAGCCCCGTCAGCGGGGCCACCCATAAGTGAAGCAACGAGATCGTCCACCGCAGCGGAGCGTCAGGACATGCCATCGTCGTCAGCCGACGTGGCTGGGTGGCTTGTGGCGGACTCCGTAtttgcgcagcggctgcctgctgctgtcctcactggcgctgcagcactggtCCTCCATCTGATGTTTGTACTGCTGCCTGTGGCAGCAATGGCGGCTGATTCGGCGCCTGGGCAGAGCAAGGCAACTCCCTCACCAGCCAGTCGCTCGGAAGGGTGCCTCGCTAAAGTATCTCTGCAGTGCGTCGTGACGATGGTGTCGGTGTTGTGGGGACTGTGCATTGTGGAGCTGGAACGCCACCCTTTCACCTACGCGATTCTCTCATCATCGCCAGGCTCGTGAGTGTGTCGACGCGGGTTACGGTTTTCAGGGTTGGtgacgtgcacacgcctgcCGCTCTTTGCATGTGGCGTTGCCGAGTGGGTTTGGATTAGTATGGGTGCTGCTGTTTGTTCTCGTCTCCCCACCGACCcccacgcccccccccgcatcAGCATGCTTGCCTTTCGCTGCACTGCTTCGATACTGTTGGGTGTGCGCCTGCTGAAGGTCGTTCTTTACGCCGTTGTGCACAGATCATGTTTCTTGATAGCTCTGTGTTGTGTATGGGTTTTGAAAAATCGAAGACAGCGCGCCGCTACTCTGACCTCGTGGCAGGCGATGCTTTCACTGCCTTGTGCAGGGTGCATATTCCGATGACTCGTAGCGCGAGGGGGAGATGTGTGCAGATGCTTCTGGCCGACGTTGGGTAAAGCGCCTAACCGACCCTCTGCCCATGTGCACATCCCTTCGCCCGTTGCCCTATTATGCGACGTGTCACTCCTgtgtgtgaggaggggggatgggggcATCGCCGCCTACCTCCATCTTCCACCTTCGCAAACTTCTTGCTGCTGTTCTCCCGGTCTCTCATCCTTTTGTGCCGGCGCTCGCATCACCTGCGCTTGAGCAGCAGACCGCAGAGCTGGATACCGCGTTGGCGGCGTAGACGACCCCGAAAAGGCTGGGCGTGCATTGTGTGAAACGGTTCACAAGAGGCTTTAcggcgtgcgcacacacacgacgcTGGTGGAGCGGACGACACAGTCACACGCGAACGCACGCGGACAACCCCCATCATCATTGTTTCCTAAGTCGGAGGCGAGGAccgcgccacctctgcccccctcccccaaatTTCCTCACCCACCTCCTGCCCGTGTATGTTTATGCAGAATATAGCGGTCCCCTGTCCCTCTCACACGCAGACGTAGGCAAGCTGGCCTTCGTACGCGTCCCTTCCCTTCACAGCTTCGACAGCGCTCCCTCCGCTCTCtgcccacccccgcctcgcaTCGCGTTGCCCGTGTTGCTATATTGCTCGACCTCGCTGGCGGAAGGTGTAactgtgcggcggcggctgtgggtTGAGCACGAGCGCACGAGAGCGGAAGACGTCAttgagcagcggcagcaacgggCGACGACGTCAGGCACAAAAAGGAGCGCTGCCACCCACCCGCACGGTTGTCGGTCGGCTGCGTCTCCCGCTGTTGCACGTGTCCACAACGACtggccgcagcgctggccTGCTGCGTAGATTTTCTGCTACTACTCTGTGCGATCGCGTTGGCATCGCCAGAGAGCGAGCCCTCAGCTCTAGAAGAAATCGAGCTGTATACTCACGTAGTCTACTGCGGGTCTCTGAAAGAAAATTGTGGGCGCACGCTGAGGCACGGGCCCAGAGGAGAGTCCTCGTCGTGACTTTGCTGAGCGCGAAGTGTGAGAGACGGCCTACAGACGCACTCCGCGGGTCGCCGCCCGCTGCGTAGAAGTGGCTGCGGCGTTTCTCAAGGCCTCCCTTTCGCCCGAGACGCAGGGTGAGCGTAGGGGTGCCGCAATGAAACGCAAAGTGGCCGCGGGCCCTGTGCccaaggcgcaggaggaggctgtggctgtctctgccgccgtgccaTCAGCGCCGCGGTCGTCGATCGACAAGCAGGGCACCTCAACTCGCAACAGCAGCGTTGGCAATGCCCTCACAGGTGAGCGGAAGGTCACTGCATCACCGCTGTCGCCAGCTTCGGTGTCAGCGAGGCTCTACAAAGACCCCTGCGTAGAAGCACTCGGCCGGCGCAACAGTTCGACGGCGTCGTTCCACGCACGGACGTCGAACGCGTCGCATGCGCGTCCTGCCGGCTCCGTGCCGCGGGGGCGGAAGaccgctcctgcagcgaTGAAGCAGCCACCCACGGGCCCGTCTGCGGTCGGTTGTGCTGCGTTCAGCGAAGCAATCCACCGTCGCATGAGCACCACCTGCCCTGCCGTACTACTCCCCAGCGCCGGTGTTTCCACAGAGTCTCCAGCGGCGACACCAGCGCCAGTGAAACATGCTGAGGTGTTGTGTGTCGCGCTGCCGGAAATGCCCCTCCCGCAAACACCGCAAACGGTCTCTGGTACCGGTGGTGGACGGCTGGAGCTGCGCATGCGAGGGCTGGTGGCGCTTCCCTGCCTGCACGTGTCCACAGCATCTAAACCGTCGTCGCCGAATGCGAGGCACGAGTCGACTACATCGTCGTCCGTTCACGGAAGCGGCGATGTCGCGGCAGGGCGTCTGCACGCCGTCAGCTTTCGGCAGAACGCCATCAGCAGCCTCTTCGCCCCGTCTGCTGGCACCATGTCGACCTCACAGGCCTCACTAGTCGCGCCTCGCAGCTCTCCTCTGCAGTGCTACGCGCATGTGTCCTCGCTTGACCTCACGCACAATGCGCTTACATCGATTGCCGGCATCGATGCCCTACGGTGCCTGCGCTCGCTGCGACTCGCGTTCAACAAGCTGACTtcgctggcgccgctctGGGCGTCGCCGTACGTAGCGCAGCTCGACGTGCTCGATGTGAGCTCGAATGAGTTAACGGAGTTGCTCTCCACAGAGGATGTGCACGCCTTGAAAGGGCACCAGATTCGCATCGTCACGCACCCCACGCaggcgcgcagcgctgcccatGGGTGCCCCAACGGCAAGTGGAGCGTGTACAAAacgatgcggctgcgggtTCTGTACGCGTCCGACAACCGATTCTGCGAGGTGCCGAGTGCGATCTACACCTTCACGCAGCTGACAGATCTGCGGCTGAGCAGGAACGCGATCGAGAGTGTGCCGGACGGCTTTCCGGTGCGGGCATGTCTGCCGCAGTTGACGCGTTTAGATTTGAGCATGAACAAGCTCCCTGCTGCCAGGGTCGAGTCCGTGACAGCGCGCACCGAAGAGGTGGCAGAGTCTCCGCACCATCGTCATCGCACATTAGCCGCATCGCCGTCATTCACACAAGTAAAAGGCGCCCGCCGGGCTTCGGCGCACCGTTCTCACGGGAGCACGGACCCCTCGGTGGGTGGACATACTGCCGCCCTTTCTTCTGCACCCTCGAGTGCATTGAAGACTGGGGACGGCGCCTCatcggaggaggcggggagtGGCGCTATGCACGGCGCCGAGTGCAGTCGTGACATCCAGTCGCGTCTGCCAGGCGGAGTCAAAGAAAACGGTagagcggcgacggaggaggatgagggcGTTTCACTGATCAATGGCTccgggcagcgccgctcatCGGCCTCTGCGGCCAAGGTGGCCGATAACGCGGAGCCGGACGAAAGCCGAGGCACTCTGCTCCAGGTGAAGGCAGATGCCGCGGTTTCACCTCAGCCGCCGACCAAAACGCGTCATGAGAGTGCCTCAGTCATAGCGTTCAGCCCGTCCACGCGGAAGGCGACCGCCTCTCTGCCCCCCACGACGCCCGCCATCTCTACCATATCGGCTCggaaggcgcagcagcaagacGCCGTCCAATGCGTAGCCGAGAATGTCTACAGTATAGATCTCAGCCGGtgggctgcggtggtgcgtcgACGGcttgaggaggcggtgcggagATCGCCTGACAGCAACGCGAGTGGCGCACCGGGAGCCACGTCAACGTGCTCCATGCACGAGCTTCTGGTGTCGCTCTCCGACACTCTCGGCGgaaacagcagcggcgttggtgcagctgcgctgaCGCGCCATCGACGCCGTTCGGTGGCCACAGCCCGCACGATTGCAGCCCTTCTGCAGTGTCTGCCATCGCACTCCCTGTTCTACAGCGAAGAGGCCCAAGTGCGTTGCCCgcctcttctgctgctcaCGGGAATatccgctgccgtggcggccgacGAAAGCGAACTGCTCCTCTACGAGGTGTTGGCCCTTCACATTGTGCACAACTGCCTGTGCACTGCAAAGAGTGCCCCCGGTGGGGTGAGCCCGCCGTACGCGGCATCCACGGCCTCCTCTCTGACCGTGAATTCGTCTGACGTGATGTCGCAGCAAGCGAGCACGtacgagagcagcagcgag of the Leishmania mexicana MHOM/GT/2001/U1103 complete genome, chromosome 12 genome contains:
- a CDS encoding putative protein kinase codes for the protein MGDHLGSRFTVIEQIGSGNYGSLYRVIDGEAATLADRIIATKKLQDTINHPHVLREVSVQRHAQKCSPHIVKLLHVVPRDRVRAALVLEYVPLDLRTFLNAFYCDQAKSSAPTWCATSGTGELKSAAAPPCHIPLIYVRRMLRGLVEALHCLHARGIAHRDVKPENILVEPLGLGHPLRCVCPPMGSFGLTGKAAGCWVHAPHCPHPRQEEKGVTRPMHPRGTLEPCQFFCRNSVALHHDLTSDELASAIHRLHCETCRPCPRARAGLGKHALQQHRESSEMETGTSCSQERQADGVDEEGPANVDDNEEDKLTAPTSPPLMPDVKLCDFGSARHIGTLRLRSAEEQREELTPGPTTPVYCAPEMMLLQRYGTSVDMWAVGAILFEMLTGEFFLGVGTLRSFSGDVVIQDDYCVMHRLNRMFRQLGTPSVEEWRCIAHPLYYPDEMLAHLPQVRDAALFRCVAQPIATDGCLLQDSGDIKPNGDAQTADEQTDLNVRPSAGTCLSAQAPGNGTTDSHAARASAPPRDTAATRHPLNLSDFLYQHIGKSGVDFLRSLLRYDPAKRMTSAEALRHPFLSPEVANM
- a CDS encoding putative leucine-rich repeat protein, which produces MSTSQASLVAPRSSPLQCYAHVSSLDLTHNALTSIAGIDALRCLRSLRLAFNKLTSLAPLWASPYVAQLDVLDVSSNELTELLSTEDVHALKGHQIRIVTHPTQARSAAHGCPNGKWSVYKTMRLRVLYASDNRFCEVPSAIYTFTQLTDLRLSRNAIESVPDGFPVRACLPQLTRLDLSMNKLPAARVESVTARTEEVAESPHHRHRTLAASPSFTQVKGARRASAHRSHGSTDPSVGGHTAALSSAPSSALKTGDGASSEEAGSGAMHGAECSRDIQSRLPGGVKENGRAATEEDEGVSLINGSGQRRSSASAAKVADNAEPDESRGTLLQVKADAAVSPQPPTKTRHESASVIAFSPSTRKATASLPPTTPAISTISARKAQQQDAVQCVAENVYSIDLSRWAAVVRRRLEEAVRRSPDSNASGAPGATSTCSMHELLVSLSDTLGGNSSGVGAAALTRHRRRSVATARTIAALLQCLPSHSLFYSEEAQVRCPPLLLLTGISAAVAADESELLLYEVLALHIVHNCLCTAKSAPGGVSPPYAASTASSLTVNSSDVMSQQASTYESSSEPLLRAEAPAADRAISGELPPLRPGSPGSGRGGGTARQLNFAVPLQAVHVIACTDAAATPHSSASALWAYLTWRQRWEAAVSRRRFPNKSDYVCELGKQSADESAPHPLPSNTPSVTAEANGRGTPAAPHCATAMPLYPFTANPLVPRAWEGRALHEYRPGSYCAVPPAWELLYDLLLRPSTPEKTALKRLHVPAVPPLLAGVGSRMQHVRGIPVSLACVLLCAVDSSGYSGASTMCASPTSPVLRWPTQGTGDPAASGAGNGTSAITASHAPCESVIHRALQWRQHSQQLWSHVEREVSIVAAEQVTSCSMPLYSAEEVLQSQQAAVAALSSPDAYDTCLQCELFTQNGVSEGAPQTQFGSLASVKPLSQPRRSASSAAESCSTETCESEAATVTDRIMWCRESGGSSRPSVVVGADGGSSPAVAEDAVSGESDELSSVEAQDAADAAVRFNTASRWQCSDGNGSAEPLMARRECPGGSVRADECAPV